The following are encoded together in the Pedobacter sp. D749 genome:
- the panC gene encoding pantoate--beta-alanine ligase, with translation MEIFKTKAALKAFLKPLKASAKKIALVPTMGALHNGHISLIKLAQQNADIIICSIFVNPTQFTDPKDLEKYPRPIEHDLAMLEDAGCNGVFMPDVEEMYPAGADEAWHIDLGNAEFLLEGEFRKGHYQGVTQIVKKLFDAVEPDVAMFGQKDFQQVLMIKNMLAYFKLPITIITCPIIREDDGLAMSSRNIHLSASDRKHSLVLSKSLQFVIDHFNEYSLEELETKAKSVYNNLDGVELDYFTIANSDTLEPAKSKEENNLVALVAAKVGSTRLIDNMIIK, from the coding sequence TTGGAAATATTTAAAACCAAAGCAGCGCTTAAAGCTTTTTTAAAACCTTTAAAAGCATCAGCTAAAAAAATAGCATTAGTGCCTACTATGGGTGCCCTGCACAATGGCCATATATCTTTGATAAAACTGGCCCAGCAAAATGCCGATATCATTATCTGCAGCATTTTCGTAAACCCAACACAGTTTACCGATCCAAAAGATTTAGAGAAATATCCGCGCCCCATTGAGCACGATTTAGCGATGCTCGAAGACGCAGGCTGTAATGGCGTGTTTATGCCCGATGTAGAGGAAATGTATCCGGCAGGAGCAGATGAAGCCTGGCATATTGATTTAGGCAATGCCGAATTTTTATTGGAAGGTGAATTTAGGAAAGGCCATTATCAAGGGGTAACACAGATTGTAAAAAAACTGTTCGATGCCGTTGAGCCTGATGTGGCCATGTTCGGGCAAAAAGATTTTCAACAGGTACTGATGATCAAGAATATGCTGGCTTATTTTAAGCTGCCTATTACCATTATCACCTGCCCGATAATTAGAGAAGATGATGGCCTGGCCATGAGTAGCCGCAATATTCATTTATCAGCCAGCGATCGCAAGCATTCACTGGTACTCAGTAAATCGCTGCAATTCGTGATCGATCATTTTAATGAATATTCATTAGAAGAATTAGAAACCAAAGCAAAATCGGTCTATAATAATTTAGATGGTGTAGAACTCGACTACTTTACTATAGCCAATAGCGATACGCTTGAACCCGCCAAATCGAAAGAGGAAAATAATCTTGTCGCGCTCGTTGCTGCAAAGGTAGGCTCAACGAGATTGATCGATAATATGATTATAAAGTGA
- a CDS encoding glycogen/starch synthase: MAKTKLLIVTHEMSPFLELTKISEITRQLPQAMQEKGFEIRILMPKFGNINERRNRLHEVIRLSGMNIIIDDNDNPLIIKVASIPAARMQVYFLDNEEYFQRKQVFRDASGKFFDDNDERTIFFCKGALETVKKLGWAPDIVHCHGWMSALVPAYIKTTYKNDPTFKNSKVVYSIYEDGFTEKLNANFATKAVMANMTEDDTKAFLPSDCDSMHTGAITHSDAVVLADENLSKDVLKFVKDSNKPTLAFNLTENFENFYTFYEEISNDELVSVA; this comes from the coding sequence ATGGCAAAAACGAAGCTGCTGATTGTTACACACGAGATGTCGCCTTTCCTCGAGCTTACTAAAATTTCTGAAATTACGCGCCAATTACCACAGGCTATGCAAGAAAAAGGATTCGAAATCCGCATCTTGATGCCAAAATTCGGTAACATCAACGAAAGAAGAAATCGTTTACACGAAGTAATACGCTTATCGGGAATGAACATCATTATTGATGACAACGATAACCCTTTAATCATTAAAGTAGCCTCCATCCCAGCTGCACGCATGCAGGTTTATTTCTTAGACAATGAAGAATATTTCCAACGCAAACAGGTATTTAGAGATGCCAGCGGAAAATTCTTTGATGACAACGATGAACGTACAATTTTCTTTTGCAAAGGTGCATTGGAAACGGTTAAAAAATTAGGTTGGGCACCGGATATCGTTCACTGCCACGGCTGGATGAGTGCATTGGTTCCTGCTTATATCAAAACTACTTATAAAAACGATCCTACTTTTAAAAATTCTAAAGTAGTGTATTCTATTTATGAGGATGGCTTTACAGAAAAATTAAATGCCAATTTCGCTACTAAAGCTGTAATGGCGAATATGACTGAGGATGACACTAAAGCATTTTTACCATCTGATTGCGACAGCATGCACACCGGCGCTATAACTCACTCAGACGCAGTGGTTTTAGCAGATGAAAACTTAAGCAAAGATGTGTTAAAATTTGTTAAAGATTCCAATAAACCAACATTAGCTTTTAACTTAACCGAGAATTTTGAAAACTTCTATACTTTTTATGAAGAAATTTCAAATGATGAATTGGTTTCAGTAGCTTAA
- a CDS encoding DUF4270 domain-containing protein: protein MKFTKQDLLTLLIGLFLFASCKNPDGVGLDVDPNAAITGTLVVSPVTTQLVEETAANTLGLNRYPLGYMTDPVFGKTEAGIAMTVYPVVNTDFGTAPQLDSAVLVLKFDESSTLTKFYGDTTNSKYSIDVFQLANKVTTYKSSDVQSINNTLLGNFTGKLAPNTKTKVFDVIAGKDTLKTVPAQIRIPLNKAFIQNAILNQGTAGTATDTKFIESFKGLYAQINKTSSTGVGGIAFFNFSGTDSYLQLVWKKTNSSNGVDTTSVNFPIGKLVQNSTGGSSISGVAANIKHDYAGTPVQEQISNPNPSASYNVTYLQGLAGVKTRLTFPELTGFTGTYGKAIINKAELVVEIGENAPAYPFNAAQRLSLYRWDIAHQPANIPDFTTFSGSASGGAALFGGYFDSLKKRYIFVVTSYVQSLIDKNMEDYGTFLAPTSYTDFQNVPSATSAERSIIGASNTTANKIKLNIYYTKIN, encoded by the coding sequence ATGAAATTTACAAAACAAGACTTATTAACCCTGTTGATAGGTCTTTTTCTTTTTGCATCGTGTAAAAACCCAGATGGTGTTGGTTTAGATGTTGATCCAAATGCTGCCATTACCGGAACCCTGGTAGTATCTCCTGTAACCACACAATTGGTCGAGGAAACTGCGGCAAACACCTTAGGTTTAAACCGCTATCCACTAGGTTACATGACTGATCCTGTTTTTGGTAAAACAGAAGCTGGTATAGCCATGACCGTCTATCCTGTCGTTAACACAGATTTTGGAACTGCACCTCAGCTTGATTCGGCCGTTTTAGTATTAAAATTCGATGAATCCAGCACGCTAACCAAATTTTATGGCGATACCACCAATTCTAAGTACAGTATAGATGTATTTCAACTGGCCAATAAGGTAACCACTTATAAAAGTTCAGATGTTCAATCCATCAACAATACTTTATTGGGGAATTTTACCGGCAAACTGGCACCGAATACTAAAACTAAGGTATTTGATGTTATAGCAGGCAAAGACACACTAAAGACGGTTCCGGCACAGATCAGAATTCCTTTAAATAAAGCATTTATCCAAAACGCCATACTCAATCAGGGTACAGCAGGAACCGCAACTGACACTAAGTTTATAGAATCATTTAAAGGTTTGTACGCACAAATCAACAAAACATCTTCTACGGGTGTTGGCGGAATTGCATTCTTCAACTTTTCAGGAACTGACTCTTACCTGCAACTGGTTTGGAAAAAAACGAACTCCTCTAATGGCGTAGATACCACAAGTGTAAATTTCCCTATAGGAAAACTGGTTCAAAACTCCACCGGAGGCTCTTCAATTTCGGGAGTAGCGGCCAATATTAAACACGATTATGCGGGCACTCCTGTACAGGAGCAGATTTCAAATCCGAATCCTTCGGCTTCATACAATGTAACTTATTTACAGGGTTTAGCTGGTGTAAAAACCAGGTTAACGTTCCCGGAACTAACAGGTTTTACCGGCACTTACGGAAAAGCAATTATCAATAAGGCAGAGTTAGTTGTAGAGATTGGTGAAAATGCGCCGGCATACCCTTTTAATGCTGCTCAACGACTTTCTTTATATCGTTGGGATATTGCACACCAGCCTGCAAACATACCTGATTTTACCACATTTTCTGGCAGCGCTTCTGGCGGGGCAGCACTTTTTGGCGGTTATTTCGATTCGTTAAAGAAACGTTATATTTTTGTTGTAACCAGTTACGTTCAGAGCTTGATTGATAAAAACATGGAAGATTACGGCACATTCCTGGCACCCACATCATATACTGATTTTCAGAATGTTCCTAGTGCTACTTCTGCTGAAAGGTCGATTATAGGCGCCAGCAATACAACTGCAAATAAGATAAAACTGAATATTTATTATACTAAAATCAATTAA
- a CDS encoding single-stranded DNA-binding protein, translated as MSGINKVILVGHLGKDPEVRHLDGGVTVASFPLATSETYNKDGKRVEQTEWHNIVLWRGLAEVASKYLQKGKLVYIEGKLRTRSFEDKEKVKKYVTEIVAENFTMLGRKSDFEQSPTTPIHQNTETKIDDEFTIGPSDENGDLPF; from the coding sequence ATGTCTGGGATTAACAAAGTTATTTTAGTAGGCCATTTAGGCAAAGACCCTGAAGTGCGACATTTAGATGGTGGCGTAACCGTAGCCAGTTTTCCATTAGCTACCTCGGAAACATATAACAAAGACGGTAAGCGGGTAGAACAAACAGAATGGCACAATATTGTATTATGGCGAGGCTTAGCAGAAGTTGCTTCGAAATACCTTCAGAAAGGCAAGTTGGTTTATATTGAAGGCAAGTTGAGAACAAGATCCTTTGAGGATAAAGAAAAGGTTAAAAAATATGTAACAGAAATTGTAGCTGAAAACTTTACGATGTTAGGTAGGAAAAGCGATTTTGAGCAAAGTCCGACAACGCCAATCCATCAAAACACTGAAACTAAAATTGATGATGAATTTACAATCGGCCCGTCAGATGAAAATGGAGATCTTCCGTTTTAA
- the mutY gene encoding A/G-specific adenine glycosylase, protein MTFQNELINWYLLNKRDLPWRHTNDAYTIWLSEVILQQTRVEQGLPYFNKFLENFPTVNDFANATEAKVLKLWQGLGYYSRGRNMHATAQTVVKDYRGIFPNLHDELIKLKGIGEYTAAAISSFSSGEARAVVDGNVFRVLSRYYGIATAINSPAGKKEFFTLANELLYQDDPALYNQAIMEFGAMQCKPKSPNCGICPLNQTCYAFNHKMVNALPVKLKKAAQKHRYINYFVCFNGEQVLVRERQAGDVWQHLYDFPSIETLIPEDADGVFFADMVRNAFGSSADFMLISKKKHLLTHQIIHIQFFALKNYIFNFNKQKELNWVSLSKLDELPQPKVIHDFVLEYFYEDKME, encoded by the coding sequence ATGACATTTCAAAATGAACTCATCAATTGGTATCTGCTTAACAAGAGAGATCTGCCCTGGAGGCATACCAATGATGCTTATACCATCTGGTTATCAGAGGTTATATTACAACAAACAAGGGTAGAGCAGGGCCTTCCTTATTTCAATAAATTTTTAGAGAATTTTCCTACTGTTAATGATTTTGCCAATGCTACCGAAGCAAAAGTTTTGAAGCTTTGGCAGGGATTGGGCTACTATTCGAGGGGAAGAAATATGCATGCAACTGCTCAAACTGTGGTGAAAGATTATCGTGGAATCTTCCCAAATCTGCATGATGAACTGATAAAATTAAAGGGAATTGGTGAATATACAGCTGCTGCAATCTCTTCTTTTTCATCCGGAGAGGCACGTGCTGTGGTAGATGGAAATGTATTCCGGGTACTTTCCAGGTATTATGGCATTGCTACCGCAATCAATTCTCCGGCAGGGAAAAAGGAGTTTTTTACTTTGGCAAATGAACTGCTTTATCAGGATGATCCTGCCCTTTACAATCAGGCGATAATGGAATTTGGGGCCATGCAGTGCAAGCCTAAATCGCCAAATTGTGGTATTTGTCCGCTTAACCAAACCTGTTATGCCTTTAACCATAAAATGGTAAATGCGCTTCCTGTTAAGTTAAAAAAGGCGGCACAAAAGCACCGTTATATTAATTATTTTGTTTGTTTTAATGGAGAACAGGTGTTGGTAAGAGAACGGCAGGCTGGTGATGTTTGGCAGCATTTATACGATTTTCCAAGCATAGAAACGCTTATACCTGAAGATGCAGATGGTGTCTTTTTCGCTGATATGGTGAGAAATGCCTTCGGTAGCAGTGCAGATTTTATGTTAATCAGCAAAAAAAAGCACTTGTTAACTCACCAAATAATCCATATACAATTTTTTGCATTAAAAAATTATATATTTAACTTTAATAAACAAAAGGAACTTAATTGGGTTTCTTTAAGTAAATTAGATGAGTTACCGCAGCCAAAAGTAATCCATGATTTTGTTCTGGAATATTTTTATGAGGACAAAATGGAGTAA
- a CDS encoding HU family DNA-binding protein, producing the protein MTKADIISEISTKTGIEKVDVQETVEAFFKVIKTSMIGGENVYVRGFGSFVVKKRAQKTARNISKNTAIIIPEHFVPSFKPAKVFVDKVKSNSKKINVEA; encoded by the coding sequence ATGACTAAGGCAGATATTATTTCAGAAATATCAACAAAAACCGGAATTGAGAAGGTTGATGTACAGGAAACAGTTGAGGCATTTTTCAAGGTTATCAAAACCAGCATGATTGGCGGTGAAAATGTATACGTTAGAGGCTTCGGGAGCTTTGTTGTTAAAAAGAGAGCGCAAAAAACTGCGAGAAATATCTCAAAAAACACTGCAATAATTATCCCTGAACACTTCGTTCCTAGCTTTAAACCAGCAAAAGTATTTGTTGATAAAGTTAAAAGTAATTCAAAAAAAATTAACGTAGAAGCCTAA
- a CDS encoding M48 family metallopeptidase — MNSNIRSKQTIVIGAIVLLVAFLFTRDIKGLVKPTEENGKMPSSGPMAGAASPSTASVLNLETSSTAAKNVINKNLATDITALENSYKGANGTEKIELAKQLAQKWDDVEQITPSALYLEVVAEGEPSAKSWLAAGNQFIKAFESTQDSIAQPALLQKANVSYKNALEKDSTNIEAKTGLGVTIVNGLGAPMQGIAMLLEVVAKEPKNVKANMNLGLFSIKSGQFDKAIPRFNTVIAIAPTPEAYFYLGTALENLGRNKEAVNAYLSSKKLAANPTLASFIDKKVAELKNKN; from the coding sequence ATGAATAGCAACATCAGATCAAAACAAACCATTGTTATTGGAGCGATTGTATTGCTTGTTGCATTCTTATTTACAAGAGACATTAAGGGTTTAGTTAAACCAACTGAAGAAAATGGAAAAATGCCTTCAAGTGGCCCAATGGCCGGAGCAGCTTCTCCATCTACAGCATCGGTATTAAACCTCGAAACTTCGTCTACTGCTGCAAAAAATGTGATCAATAAAAATTTGGCCACGGATATTACAGCTTTAGAAAACAGCTACAAAGGCGCAAATGGCACAGAAAAGATCGAACTTGCCAAACAACTGGCTCAGAAATGGGACGATGTTGAACAAATTACTCCATCTGCCTTATATTTAGAAGTTGTTGCCGAAGGCGAACCATCAGCAAAATCGTGGTTAGCGGCCGGAAATCAATTTATAAAAGCTTTTGAAAGCACACAAGATAGCATAGCGCAGCCTGCTTTATTGCAGAAAGCCAATGTATCTTATAAAAATGCATTAGAGAAAGACTCTACAAACATTGAAGCTAAAACGGGCTTAGGTGTAACAATAGTAAACGGCTTAGGCGCACCAATGCAAGGTATTGCAATGTTGCTGGAGGTTGTGGCTAAAGAACCTAAAAATGTAAAAGCGAATATGAATTTAGGATTGTTCTCTATAAAATCAGGTCAGTTTGATAAAGCAATTCCTCGTTTTAACACCGTAATTGCTATAGCTCCAACTCCTGAAGCCTATTTTTATTTAGGAACAGCTTTAGAAAATTTAGGCAGAAATAAAGAAGCAGTAAATGCTTACCTATCAAGCAAAAAATTAGCGGCTAACCCAACCTTAGCATCATTCATTGATAAGAAGGTAGCTGAACTAAAGAATAAAAATTAA
- a CDS encoding Rne/Rng family ribonuclease, which translates to MVKELIINSTPAGVTIALIEDKQLVELHKEQININYAVGDIYLGRIKKIMPGLNAAFVDVGYEKDAFLHYFDLGPQVQSLIKLTKIKRNGSVTGTLLDNLKLEADINKAGKISDVLSKNMLLPVQIAKEPISTKGPRLSSDISIAGRYVVLVPFSNTISVSKKIKSNTERNRLKKIIESIKPQNFGVIIRTVSEGRGVAEMQKDLLDLIAKWENFIKKLPSTEPSKRVWGEMDRSSTLIRDILNPDFTNVYVSTPELYDDIRSYVHDISPEMEKIVKLYKQKEPIFDHFGIEKQIKNAFGKTVNLPGGAYLVVEHTEALHVIDVNSGNRTASKENQEENALQVNKEAAKEIARQLRLRDMGGIVVIDFIDMHKPTNRKILFDYLRELMLLDRAKHTILPPSKFGLVQITRQRVRPEMNIVTVEKCPACDGTGEIKASIVLMDDIENNLNYILREQNEKGVTLCVHPYIEAYITKGIFNLQRRWFFKYGQWIKVKAQSSYHLTEFHFISAKDEEIKL; encoded by the coding sequence TTGGTAAAAGAATTAATTATCAATTCGACTCCTGCCGGAGTTACCATAGCGTTGATTGAAGACAAACAACTTGTTGAGCTTCACAAAGAACAAATCAATATTAACTACGCTGTAGGCGATATTTATTTAGGCCGCATTAAAAAAATTATGCCTGGCCTGAATGCTGCTTTCGTGGATGTTGGTTATGAAAAAGATGCTTTTTTGCATTACTTTGATTTGGGCCCTCAGGTGCAATCTTTAATTAAGCTAACGAAGATCAAGCGTAATGGCTCGGTTACAGGCACATTATTAGACAATTTAAAGCTGGAAGCCGATATTAATAAGGCAGGCAAAATTTCTGATGTGCTCAGTAAAAACATGCTCCTACCTGTACAAATTGCCAAAGAGCCAATTTCTACAAAAGGTCCACGTTTAAGTTCCGACATTTCGATTGCCGGCAGGTATGTGGTACTGGTGCCATTCTCCAATACCATATCTGTATCAAAAAAAATTAAAAGTAATACCGAACGTAATCGTTTAAAGAAGATTATTGAAAGTATTAAACCTCAAAATTTTGGGGTCATAATCAGAACCGTTTCTGAAGGCAGAGGGGTTGCCGAAATGCAAAAAGATCTTTTAGATTTAATTGCTAAATGGGAAAATTTCATTAAAAAATTGCCTTCTACCGAACCTTCTAAAAGAGTTTGGGGAGAAATGGACAGATCATCGACGTTAATTCGTGATATTCTGAACCCTGATTTTACAAACGTTTACGTAAGTACACCAGAGCTGTACGATGATATCCGTTCTTATGTTCACGATATTTCTCCTGAAATGGAAAAAATCGTTAAACTGTACAAACAGAAAGAACCCATCTTCGACCATTTTGGTATAGAAAAGCAGATTAAAAATGCTTTCGGAAAAACAGTAAACTTACCAGGTGGTGCTTACCTTGTTGTAGAGCACACTGAAGCACTCCACGTTATAGACGTGAACAGTGGAAACCGTACTGCCAGTAAAGAAAATCAAGAAGAGAATGCTTTACAGGTAAACAAAGAGGCGGCTAAAGAAATTGCCCGTCAACTGCGCTTGCGCGACATGGGCGGTATTGTGGTAATCGATTTTATCGATATGCACAAACCAACAAACCGTAAAATACTATTCGATTATTTGCGTGAGCTGATGTTATTGGATAGAGCCAAACACACTATTTTGCCTCCAAGCAAATTTGGTTTGGTACAAATTACCAGACAACGTGTTCGTCCGGAAATGAATATTGTTACGGTAGAAAAATGTCCGGCCTGCGATGGGACCGGAGAAATTAAAGCGAGTATCGTTTTAATGGATGATATTGAAAACAACCTTAATTATATTTTAAGAGAGCAAAATGAAAAAGGCGTTACACTTTGTGTACATCCATACATTGAAGCTTATATTACAAAAGGCATTTTCAACCTTCAACGCCGCTGGTTCTTTAAATATGGCCAATGGATTAAAGTTAAAGCGCAATCATCGTATCATTTAACTGAGTTTCACTTTATCTCTGCTAAAGACGAAGAGATAAAATTATAA
- the radA gene encoding DNA repair protein RadA yields the protein MAKSKSAFFCQSCGYESAKWLGKCPSCNQWNTFVEEIVEKNSASVPTWKSDTASRKLSKPSKVDEIQSSTERRILTGDKELDRVLGGGLVEGSLVLIGGEPGIGKSTLMLQLALNLKGKKLLYISGEESEQQIKMRAERIQESPSSNCYILTETSTQNIFKQIEILEPEILVVDSIQTLHSAHIDSTPGSVSQVRECTAELLRFAKETGVPVFLIGHITKDGAIAGPKILEHMVDTVLQFEGDRHHVYRILRSIKNRFGAAAELGIYEMQGSGLREVSNPSEILLSQRDEELSGIAIAATLEGARPMLIETQALVSSAAYGTPQRSATGFDTKRMNMLLAVLEKRCGFRLSTQDVFLNIAGGIRVEDPAIDLAVLIAIISSHQDIAVSSKNCFAAEVGLSGEIRAVNRIEQRIAEADKLGFETIYISKYNLKGIAIEKYNLEIKAVSKIEEVFSLVFG from the coding sequence TTGGCAAAATCAAAAAGTGCATTTTTCTGTCAGAGCTGTGGTTACGAATCGGCAAAATGGTTGGGTAAATGTCCGTCATGTAACCAATGGAATACCTTCGTAGAAGAAATTGTAGAAAAAAACTCAGCATCTGTTCCAACCTGGAAAAGCGATACCGCAAGCCGTAAGCTAAGCAAGCCAAGCAAGGTTGATGAAATCCAATCGTCAACCGAGCGGAGAATATTAACGGGCGATAAAGAATTAGATCGTGTATTGGGTGGTGGATTGGTAGAAGGATCGCTGGTATTGATCGGTGGTGAACCAGGTATCGGTAAATCGACCCTGATGTTACAATTGGCTTTAAATTTAAAGGGTAAAAAACTGTTGTATATCTCTGGCGAAGAAAGCGAACAGCAAATCAAAATGCGGGCCGAAAGGATTCAGGAAAGCCCATCGTCTAACTGTTACATCCTGACAGAAACTTCAACGCAGAATATATTTAAACAGATCGAAATTCTGGAACCTGAAATTTTGGTTGTAGATTCTATCCAGACTTTGCACTCCGCTCATATCGATTCAACCCCAGGCAGCGTATCACAGGTAAGAGAATGTACAGCCGAATTATTACGTTTTGCAAAAGAAACCGGTGTACCAGTTTTCCTCATTGGCCACATCACTAAAGATGGCGCCATTGCAGGACCGAAAATACTCGAACACATGGTTGATACGGTTTTGCAGTTTGAAGGCGACAGGCATCATGTTTACCGCATTTTACGCTCAATTAAGAACCGCTTTGGGGCTGCTGCAGAATTGGGCATCTACGAGATGCAGGGAAGCGGTTTAAGAGAAGTCTCCAATCCTTCTGAGATTTTGTTGTCGCAGCGTGATGAGGAGCTGAGCGGAATAGCTATAGCTGCAACCCTGGAAGGCGCCAGACCGATGTTAATAGAAACACAGGCGCTGGTAAGTTCGGCAGCCTACGGAACTCCTCAGCGCTCTGCAACAGGTTTCGATACCAAAAGAATGAATATGCTCCTGGCTGTTTTAGAAAAACGCTGTGGCTTTAGGTTAAGTACACAAGACGTTTTCTTAAATATTGCTGGGGGGATTAGAGTAGAAGACCCTGCAATTGATCTGGCTGTATTAATTGCCATCATATCATCGCATCAGGACATTGCCGTATCTTCCAAAAATTGTTTCGCTGCAGAGGTAGGTCTATCAGGAGAAATAAGAGCGGTAAACAGAATTGAACAACGTATTGCTGAAGCAGATAAATTGGGTTTCGAAACAATTTATATCTCTAAATACAATTTAAAAGGTATTGCCATAGAAAAATACAACCTTGAGATTAAAGCTGTAAGTAAAATAGAAGAAGTGTTCAGCCTTGTTTTTGGGTAA
- a CDS encoding DUF4920 domain-containing protein: MKKIILSLSFCLLTALSFAQTTYTGQKFGEEVKPGDVKPAARMEAAMGDKKTVDMKIEGKVVDVCKKKGCWMTLEMPNGDPMRVTFKDYAFFMPMDIVGKKVVLDGLAKKQTISVETLRHYAEDAKKSPEEIAKITDPRKELAFEAKGVVILDK, encoded by the coding sequence ATGAAAAAAATCATTCTAAGCTTGAGTTTTTGTCTTTTGACGGCACTTTCATTTGCTCAAACCACATACACAGGTCAAAAATTTGGAGAAGAAGTTAAACCAGGTGATGTAAAACCAGCTGCCAGGATGGAAGCTGCAATGGGTGACAAAAAAACTGTCGACATGAAAATTGAAGGCAAAGTAGTGGATGTATGTAAGAAAAAAGGCTGTTGGATGACATTAGAAATGCCTAACGGTGATCCAATGCGGGTAACTTTTAAAGATTATGCTTTTTTTATGCCTATGGATATTGTTGGCAAAAAAGTAGTTTTGGATGGCTTAGCAAAAAAACAAACCATCTCTGTAGAAACTTTACGCCATTATGCCGAAGACGCTAAAAAATCTCCTGAAGAAATAGCTAAAATTACCGATCCTAGAAAAGAACTTGCATTCGAAGCTAAAGGCGTAGTGATTTTGGATAAATAA
- a CDS encoding branched-chain amino acid aminotransferase, with product MTETLDIKITKADQTRLTVTDFSQLPFGKVFTDHMFTADYEDGEWKNLQILPYGPIPMSPAISALHYGQAIFEGLKAYRQPDGKISVFRADKNFERFNKSAARMSMPGIPEEIFMQGLAALINVDEKWVPDQEDYALYIRPVMFAMDPYLGVKASDTYKFALLTTPTGPYYSSALKVKIETEFTRADEGGVGFAKTAGNYARSLYPFEQAKKEGYDQLIWTDSVTHEFIEEAGTANLLFVINGKLITPSVRSTVLDGVTRDTIIKLAKDAGVEVEERRVSVKEVIEGVENGSLTEAFAAGTAATVTHVGEMGYNGQIYKLTDPSTRHISNGIAKKLNDIRYGLAPDEFGWNWVL from the coding sequence ATGACCGAGACATTAGATATAAAAATCACAAAGGCAGATCAAACACGTTTGACTGTTACTGATTTTTCACAATTACCGTTCGGTAAGGTTTTTACCGATCACATGTTTACTGCCGACTATGAAGATGGCGAATGGAAAAATTTACAGATTCTTCCTTATGGCCCGATTCCAATGAGTCCGGCAATTTCTGCGCTTCATTATGGACAAGCGATTTTCGAAGGATTAAAAGCCTATCGCCAACCAGATGGAAAGATTAGTGTGTTTCGTGCTGATAAAAACTTCGAGCGTTTTAACAAATCAGCTGCAAGAATGTCGATGCCAGGTATTCCTGAAGAAATTTTTATGCAAGGTTTGGCTGCATTAATCAATGTTGATGAGAAATGGGTGCCTGATCAGGAAGATTACGCTTTGTATATCCGTCCGGTAATGTTCGCTATGGATCCTTATTTAGGTGTTAAAGCGTCTGATACCTATAAATTTGCTTTATTAACCACGCCAACAGGTCCATATTATAGCAGTGCATTAAAGGTTAAAATTGAAACTGAATTTACACGTGCGGATGAAGGTGGTGTCGGCTTTGCCAAAACTGCTGGGAATTATGCGCGTTCGTTATATCCTTTTGAGCAAGCTAAAAAAGAAGGCTACGATCAATTGATCTGGACAGATTCAGTAACCCATGAATTTATCGAAGAAGCAGGAACAGCCAACTTACTTTTTGTAATTAATGGTAAACTAATTACGCCGTCAGTACGCAGTACTGTTTTGGATGGTGTAACGCGTGATACCATTATTAAACTGGCTAAAGATGCAGGAGTAGAAGTTGAAGAACGTAGGGTTTCTGTTAAAGAAGTAATTGAAGGAGTTGAAAATGGAAGCTTAACCGAAGCTTTTGCCGCAGGAACTGCAGCTACAGTAACGCATGTAGGCGAAATGGGCTATAATGGTCAGATCTATAAATTGACCGATCCATCAACCAGACATATTTCTAATGGTATTGCTAAAAAACTGAACGATATTCGTTACGGTTTAGCACCCGACGAATTTGGGTGGAACTGGGTTTTATAA